In one window of Cydia fagiglandana chromosome 1, ilCydFagi1.1, whole genome shotgun sequence DNA:
- the LOC134671374 gene encoding uncharacterized protein LOC134671374, translating into MCALKEYNVNEILQNVAEFCGLLEWHYSLREFESIGQNYFGFLVPLCLIGTDGTEKEVKLSLVLKLAPTDKRFRLSDAVTRMFDREMFVYRVVLSKYRKIQQSLSVVHFVIPNCYYIRQKYCEEVIVMQDMREDGYIPYTGQTFLDLDHTLVSLKSLAKFHALSFILKQIDEKLYTEIEQKCVPLSDLTDKRFLEVLNDRLLKALEKFADTQYVSLLSNLQRNCVEYIKQTAEFTAATCICHGDMWKENILFKYRDTKPVEACIIDHQTTRTCSPAYDVLYLITSSTDSTLRSQHFGKLLDTYYETFDNYIKTAGYGTETLYSRTSFDNDLKVVAPACLIVANTALWLSNGLQQEGHVRSKNILSTREEMSTAVQKYTSVVKNIIDDFSMYGYLNV; encoded by the exons aTGTGCGCGTTAAAAGAATATAATGTAAATGAAATATTACAAAATGTTGCTGAGTTTTGTGGTCTCTTAGAATGGCACTATTCTTTGCGTGAGTTTGAGAGTATTGGCCAAAATTATTTCGGTTTTCTGGTGCCTTTGTGTTTAATAGGTACGGATGGCACTGAGAAAGAGGTGAAGTTATCGTTGGTACTAAAATTGGCTCCCACTGATAAGAGATTTCGTCTCAGCGATGCGGTCACGCGCATGTTTGACCGAGaaatgtttgtttaccgtgTGGTACTGAGCAAATATAGAAAAATACAGCAAAGTTTATCTGTCGTTCATTTTGTTATACCTAATTGTTATTATATACGTCAAAAATATTGTGAAGAGGTTATAGTGATGCAAGATATGCGTGAAGATGGCTACATACCTTATACAGGGCAGACATTTTTGGATTTGGATCATACGCTTGTATCACTAAAATCGTTAGCAAAGTTTCATGCATTGTCATTCATATTAAAACAAATCGACGAGAAACTATACACTGAGATTGAACAAAAATGTGTACCTCTAAGTGACTTGACTGATAAAAGGTTTTTGGAAGTGTTAAATGACAGACTCTTAAAAGCACTGGAGAAGTTTGCCGATACACAATATGTATCACTGTTGTCAAACTTACAGCGAAACTGCGTCGAATATATCAAACAGACTGCAGAATTTACGGCAGCAACCTGCATTTGCCATGGTGACATGTGGAAAgaaaatattctttttaaatacAGA gATACGAAACCCGTCGAAGCATGTATTATTGACCATCAAACCACTCGCACTTGCAGCCCGGCTTACGATGTTCTCTACCTTATAACAAGCAGTACAGATTCAACTTTGAGAAGTCAACATTTTGGGAAACTCTTGGATACTTATTATGAAACGTTTGACAACTATATCAAGACTGCTGGATATGGTACCGAAACTTTATACTCTAGGACTTCATTCGATAACGACTTGAAAGTGGTTGCTCCGGCATGCCTCATTGTGGCTAATACTGCTTTGTGGTTATCCAACGGTTTGCAACAGGAAGGTCAcgtccgaagtaaaaacatattgTCCACACGTGAAGAAATGTCAACTGCTGTGCAGAAATATACATCagtagtaaaaaatataattgatgATTTCTCTATGTATGGTTACTTGAATGTTTGA